From Litoribacterium kuwaitense:
GGCTTTATGGGCGAAATCACTGAGTCCGCACAAATGCTGAGTACGATGGCAGAAGAGCTTCAAACGACTTTAAGTCGGTTTACCGTTGGGGAAAATAAATAAAAAAGAAAAGAGAGAACCCCACATCTGGATGGTGCGATGTGGGGTTCTAAGTATTTGAACAAACTAAAAATATAAGCTCTTGTTGCTGTCGATCAACTGGGTTTAATATCCTTCAGAATTCGATTGGTCATTCGCGCTAACAATTGCTACACCATTACTGGTACCAATTCTCGTTGCACCTAAATTGATATAAGTTTCTAGATCCATTCTCGTTCTAATTCCGCCAGAGGCCTTTACTTCTACGTCAGCACCTACTGTCGTTTTCATCAGTGACACCATTTCTTCCGTTGCCCCAGCGGAGCCAAAGCCCGTTGAGGTTTTAACAAAGTCGACTTTCGTTTGTCGAGCGATGTCACATACTCTGCTGACTTCTTCCTTCGTTAAATAACAGGTTTCTAAAATGACTTTAATGATAAGATCGCGATTGTCTTCTTTCAAGGCAACAAAAGCCGACATCTCTTTTTCGATGAGATCAAAATGGCCATTCTTCACATCGCTCACATTAAGCACATAATCTAATTCCATCGCACCATCAAGAAGAGCTCGTTTGGCTTCGTAAATCTTCACATCAGTGACATTAGCACCAAGCGGAAAACCAATCACTGTACATACTTTGACATCCGTGTCTTGTAAATATCGCTTCGCCTTTTTAACATACGTTGGATTAATACAAACAGAAGCAAAGTGATGTTCGGCTGCTTCTTTACACAAATTTTCAATCGCTTGAAGTGTTGCATCGGCCTTTAGTAACGTATGATCAATGTATTTTTCAACTTTCATTTTTACAACTCATCTCCATTCACGCTATTTAATTTCTGCAAATTTTTTCGTCTCATCTAGGTATTGGTCGACATTTGTTTGATCCACTAAGCCGGTACCTCCATCAATATACTGTTCAATGGACTTGCCTTCACCTACGTTTACTGCATTTTGAATGGCTAAAACGCCGAGAGAAATGGGGTCATTCAAAACCGTTGCTTCAAATTTTCCTTCTTCAATTTGTTT
This genomic window contains:
- the deoC gene encoding deoxyribose-phosphate aldolase; translation: MKVEKYIDHTLLKADATLQAIENLCKEAAEHHFASVCINPTYVKKAKRYLQDTDVKVCTVIGFPLGANVTDVKIYEAKRALLDGAMELDYVLNVSDVKNGHFDLIEKEMSAFVALKEDNRDLIIKVILETCYLTKEEVSRVCDIARQTKVDFVKTSTGFGSAGATEEMVSLMKTTVGADVEVKASGGIRTRMDLETYINLGATRIGTSNGVAIVSANDQSNSEGY